The DNA sequence GCCGCTCGGCCAACGGCAACCGCAGCGCCTGCGCGTCCCGGAACTCGGTCCGCTCCGCACCGCCGGCCTCCGCCTCCTTGGCACCGGCCGCCGTCAACGCCACCTTCAACCCGGACCCGTCCGTCTCGAACACGCCGACCCGGGCGACATCGAGCAGCAGGTCACCGGCCAACTCGGCACTGTAGAACTCGTGCCCGTGCAGAACCGGGTTCTCACCGGCGGCGAACCCACGGCTCATCGTGCCGAAGTCGGACACCGGCTGCCGTGGCGCCACCGCGACCAGCGTGCCGGTGGCCAACACCGTGTCCCGCTGACAGGTGCCGGACGGCACACCGGCCTCCTTCTTCACCGCCACCATGTAGCCGAACAGGTCGTCGTCGAGGTAGCGGTCCGGCCGACCAGACGTGTACGCCTGCTGCTTCTTGCCGCTACCAGAACGGATCACCGGCGACCGGGGTTCGTCGGCCGGCAGCGACTCACGCAGCCACCGGCGGAACGCCTGAGCCGACACGTACGGAAAGACATCCCGACCGACCCGCATCGCCTTGGCCTTGGCGACATTGTCCTCGCCCTGGCCGTTGTTGGGCGCCCCAGCGACCACGCCGAGCGCCACCTTGCCCACCAGATACGTCACCTCTGACCCTCCTCGTCCTCGTCGTCACTGCCGTCCATGAAGCCGCGGTCAACCGGGTCCGGATCGTCATCGGCCTCGGCCAGCTCGGCTGCCACCTCCGCCGCATCCGACGGACGCCACCGCCGCCGGTGCAGCTCCTCCAGTACGGCGATCAGGAACACCTCACGGTGGAACCACGCCTTGCTGTCCAGGTCCGGATCGAACAACAGCTCGTAGCCACGGGTGGTGACCAGCGGAGTGCTTGAATCAGCGGTGTCCGGTGGCTGGAGCATCCACCACACTGCTTGTTTGCGCAGCCAACTCCGCAGCCTCGTCGGCTGCTTGAAATCCGCGTGGAAAGCCCTGACCTTGCCGGCGCTGTCCTGCGCGGCCAGGAGGGTGGCGACCCGCGCCGCCGTCCCCTGGATTTCCTTCAACGCACTATCATCCATATCGAGAACCTCAGCCGAATACGAGTAACAGAGAGTCGCGAGCCCGCCGGTATCCGGCCGGAGATTTCCGGTGACCGCCGCCGACGCCAGATAACGGCCACACGTGCTGACCACCCGCTGCGGATTGCGGAAAACGTTGCGGGCCAGGTTGACGATGCCCGCCTGGGAGCTTCTGCGATGCGCCTTCAACAGCGGCCAGAAACTGCCCTGACGCAGGCCACCGGTAAGCGTCGAGCGCAGCCACTCCGCCAACGGCTGGTCCAGGGCGTACGCCTCCAGCGTCTGACCCCGGTTGTTGTTGCTGAACACGATCAACTCAACGCCAGCGTCGAGCCGCTGCCCGTATCCACGCAGCCGCTGCAACGCCAGCACCTCACGCGACGGCGGTTGACGCGGCTCCCGCCCGAGGTCGATCAACGCCCGGTTGCCCCGCACCTGCCGCCGAACGCTGTACGCGAGGAACCGCTCGTCCCAACTGTGCACCGCGATAGACGGGCCGCCAGTGAGCTGACACCCGTACGGCAAAGCCCGGAAACTGGACACACACGGCCAGCACAACGCCATCCCGTCATGCCCACGGGGCGTGTTGTTCCGGTAGGCGTCGCTCTCGGCCAGCGGCACGTCCAGCTTGCCGAAGAAACGCACCGCGTCGCGCCCACACAGCACGCACGGCACCCCAGGCCAGCCCTGCTCCTCCGGTTTAGCCCGCCACCGCTCGACAGCATCCCTGATGGCCCCGACGGACTTCTTGCCGTTACTCGGATGATTCATCGGCGAGTTCGGGAACAAAGACAGGCTGCACTTCAGCCAGAAACCCGCCGGCACCTTCGTGTCCCCACCCAGCGCGGCCCGGACCGCATCGTCGGTCATCCTCCTCGATGCGTCATTGAAGCCGTGGTCGCTGAGCCGCTGCGGATCGGGCACGCCGGCAAGGACCGCAAGCGCGTACGCGCCCACCCGCTGCAACGGATGCGGAGTCAGCGCAATCTCGTTGGACACTGCCCGGTCACCCGGCCCGACTGTCCGCCGACACCCAGCCGAACCCGGCCGAGTTCGCCTGGCCGAGGCCCCAGCTCCAGATCGCCTGCAAAGCCTCCGGATCGCCGCGTAGCTCAGCCTCGACCGGCGCCCCCGGCTTAAGACCCTTGCCCACCGAGAACGAGCGCTTCGCCCCAACCCAGGTCAGCCCTTCGAGCACGACCTTGGCCTCCAAGCCCAACGTCTCCAGCTTCCGCCGCAAATTCTGATCAAAGTACGCCGGAAACTCGACGTCGGTCGGCAACAGCCACGCCTGCCGGGTGGTCCGCTCACCGCCCTCGTCGCGACCCGATCCCTTCATCACCACCGGCGTCGACGTCCGCATCCGGGCGACGCCCTCGCTGAAGTCCGGCGGATCGACAGGGACAACCCGGGCGATCCTAAACGCCACCCCGCCCCAGTCGATCAACTCGCGTCGCCGCAGGCCAGCCGCCCACGCCTCGACAATCTCCGGCACAGGGCTGCCGAACTCGACAAAGCCCCGCCCACCGGCCGCGTACTTACCCCGGGCACGGGGTGCGCCAGGGAAGAGCGGGGCACCGAAGCCGAACGGCGCCATCCGATGCTGACCCCAACCGTTCTCGTGAATCTGCTGACCCAGCCCGCGCTCCACACGGGACAACAGGTCGTACGCCAAACTCCGGCCGGGCGCCAACACGCTCGGCCAAGGCAACTCGGTGGCCGAGGTGACCACCTCGATCCTCAGAGGCCGGTTCGCTAGGTCTTGTCCATTGTGGGTTGATCTGATCGTGCGGATGTGAACGTTGGTCGTAACCAGTGAGGACGTGACCGCGTTGGGTCGATCATGGTTGAACGCGCGGCGTATCCGAGTGACCTGACCGACGAACAGTGGGCGGTGATCGGACCGTTCCTGCAGGCGTGGAAGACCCGCCACCCGTCGGTGTCCGGGCACCAGGGCCGCTACGAGCTGCGGGAGATCGTGAACGCGATCTTCTACCAGAACCGGACCGGCTGTCAGTGGGCGTACCTGCCACACGACCTGCCGCCGAAGTCGGCCACGTACTACTACTTCGCCCGGTGGCGTGACGACGGCACCGACCAGGTCATCCACGACCTGCTGCGCTGCCAGGCACGGGAGAAGGCCGGCCGTACCGAGGACCCGACCGCGGTCGTGCTGGACACCCAGTCGATCCGCGTGGCCAACAATGTGCCCGCCGCGACGACCGGCAAGGACGCGGCCAAGAAGGTACCGGGGCGGAAACGGGGCCTCGCCGTGGACGCGTTGGGGCTGGTCATCGCGGTCGTGGTCACCGCCGCGTCGGTCACCGACAACGCCATCGGCATCCGGCTGCTCGACCGGGTCGTCACGCACACCCCCACCGTGACCCGCGCGTGGGTCGACGCCGGGTTCAAACAGGACATGGCGCTGCACGGCGCCGTCCTGGGTGTCGACGTCGAGGTCGTCAAACGCGCCGACACCCGACCCGGGTTCGTACCGGTCCGCAGACGCTGGATCGTCGAACAGACCCTCGGCACCCTGATGCTGCACCGCCGTCTCGTCCGCGAGTACGAGAGCAGACCGGAGTCCAGCGTGTCACGCACCTGGTGGGCGTCCACCGCGAACCTGGTCCGCCGACTCACCGGCACCAGCACACCCACCTGGCGGCAGCGGTGAACCTCACCACGGTCCTCGACCTGATCACCCACCGGGAAACCACCGCCGGCCAGCAAGCCGACCGG is a window from the Solwaraspora sp. WMMD792 genome containing:
- the cas7i gene encoding type I-B CRISPR-associated protein Cas7/Cst2/DevR, which encodes MTYLVGKVALGVVAGAPNNGQGEDNVAKAKAMRVGRDVFPYVSAQAFRRWLRESLPADEPRSPVIRSGSGKKQQAYTSGRPDRYLDDDLFGYMVAVKKEAGVPSGTCQRDTVLATGTLVAVAPRQPVSDFGTMSRGFAAGENPVLHGHEFYSAELAGDLLLDVARVGVFETDGSGLKVALTAAGAKEAEAGGAERTEFRDAQALRLPLAERRRRVALVLRTLAAVRGGAKQSLHYGDRAPALVLLAPVKGGVNPFTRVLASQDRQTVFQVGVFREELDAWADELDGPVLIGWAPGFLGEQRERVRRELADLIEAERVLLDHPRTLLNKLAEGFVGGSHDAWFEDAKR
- a CDS encoding CRISPR-associated endoribonuclease Cas6; this encodes MAPFGFGAPLFPGAPRARGKYAAGGRGFVEFGSPVPEIVEAWAAGLRRRELIDWGGVAFRIARVVPVDPPDFSEGVARMRTSTPVVMKGSGRDEGGERTTRQAWLLPTDVEFPAYFDQNLRRKLETLGLEAKVVLEGLTWVGAKRSFSVGKGLKPGAPVEAELRGDPEALQAIWSWGLGQANSAGFGWVSADSRAG
- a CDS encoding IS5 family transposase — protein: MVERAAYPSDLTDEQWAVIGPFLQAWKTRHPSVSGHQGRYELREIVNAIFYQNRTGCQWAYLPHDLPPKSATYYYFARWRDDGTDQVIHDLLRCQAREKAGRTEDPTAVVLDTQSIRVANNVPAATTGKDAAKKVPGRKRGLAVDALGLVIAVVVTAASVTDNAIGIRLLDRVVTHTPTVTRAWVDAGFKQDMALHGAVLGVDVEVVKRADTRPGFVPVRRRWIVEQTLGTLMLHRRLVREYESRPESSVSRTWWASTANLVRRLTGTSTPTWRQR